A window from Vigna angularis cultivar LongXiaoDou No.4 chromosome 7, ASM1680809v1, whole genome shotgun sequence encodes these proteins:
- the LOC108336833 gene encoding WAT1-related protein At1g09380 → MSDMERAMEEKKRRGLRDCFTSWQVVLSMIMVQGFVTGMQLLSRVILVQGSFIFSLIAYRHIVAAFCVAPFALYFERDRTVSFTPKVWFWLFVNALVGMTLAQGLFYYGLRDTSATYSVNFLNMVPICTFLTSVICRSEKLGLKNWSGRTKCAGAILCVGGALLTSFYKGKQFYLFHHSHHAQTAVAAHPTHMLRGTFLLIGSCFSYTAWFLLQVQLLKVFPLRYWATMLSCVIAAIQAGIVGVCIDSSKAAWRLEWNLQLVTIIYSGALATAATFCILSWAITIKGPTYPSMFNPLSLIFVAFSEALILGQPLTFGTLLGMVLIIVGLYSFLWGKRNEKMGITQQPIVAAAEVSNISDLIAGAESTATVVPSSSPLNTLDLEHDAPHKN, encoded by the exons ATGAGTGACATGGAGAGAgcaatggaagaaaagaaaaggaggggTTTGAGGGATTGTTTCACATCATGGCAGGTTGTATTGAGCATGATAATGGTGCAAGGTTTTGTGACAGGGATGCAGCTTCTTTCAAGGGTCATTTTGGTTCAGGGTTCCTTCATCTTTTCACTCATTGCATATCGCCATATTGTTGCTGCATTTTGTGTTGCACCTTTTGCTCTTTACTTTGAGAG AGACCGCACAGTGAGTTTTACTCCCAAAGTTTGGTTTTGGCTCTTCGTTAACGCATTGGTTGG AATGACTCTGGCTCAAGGCTTATTCTATTATGGGCTGAGAGATACTTCAGCTACTTACTCTGTTAACTTTCTCAACATGGTTCCAATATGCACATTCCTCACCTCAGTCATTTGTAG ATCGGAGAAATTAGGGCTGAAAAATTGGAGTGGTAGAACTAAGTGTGCAGGGGCAATTTTGTGTGTTGGTGGAGCATTACTTACCAGTTTTTACAAAGGcaaacaattttatctttttcatcaTAGTCATCATGCTCAAACTGCTGTTGCAGCACACCCAACTCACATGCTTCGGGGTACTTTCCTTTTGATCGGCAGCTGCTTCTCATACACAGCTTGGTTTCTTCTACAA GTCCAATTGCTTAAAGTATTTCCACTTAGGTATTGGGCAACAATGCTATCATGCGTTATAGCAGCAATTCAAGCAGGAATCGTAGGGGTCTGCATAGATTCTAGTAAAGCTGCTTGGAGATTAGAGTGGAATCTACAACTGGTCACCATAATCTACTCt GGAGCACTGGCTACTGCTGCTACATTCTGCATACTATCTTGGGCAATAACAATCAAAGGACCTACTTATCCTTCGATGTTCAATCCCCTCTCTCTTATTTTTGTGGCCTTTTCAGAAGCTCTCATTCTCGGACAACCACTGACCTTTGGAAC GTTGTTGGGCATGGTTTTGATCATAGTTGGGTTGTACTCCTTCTTGTGGGgaaaaagaaatgagaaaatggGCATCACTCAACAGCCAATCGTGGCAGCTGCAGAAGTGTCAAATATCTCTGATTTGATTGCTGGGGCAGAATCAACAGCTACAGTAGTGCCAAGTTCTTCACCGCTGAATACTCTGGATTTGGAACACGATGCTCCtcacaaaaattga